Proteins from a single region of Amycolatopsis sp. CA-230715:
- a CDS encoding sulfotransferase, with protein MRPVVLYITGMMRCGSTFVGNVLNELPGAVHIGERYFLWKNAVLRDGTNTLCGCGLDLLDCEVWAKHLGGASGPDRKGAERLWDLQQRFLRTRHTAPRLAESLGRRRRPSEVDELGDAIAGIHHAVAEASGAGVVVDSSKYAADAAVLAARDDLDVRVLHIVRDPRATVTSYLAPKNYLERMSAPRTLAYWAGFNVASEVVGAAVGAAKYLRIRYEDFTRRPREVTDEIARFAGYSDANAISFDSASVVLGGNHTVTGNPDRLRHGRIEIQRHERWRDTMPLPGKLAAFAGVAPLMLRYGYR; from the coding sequence GTGCGGCCCGTCGTCCTGTACATCACCGGCATGATGCGCTGCGGCAGCACGTTCGTCGGCAACGTCCTCAACGAACTGCCCGGTGCGGTGCACATCGGCGAGCGGTACTTCCTGTGGAAGAACGCCGTGCTCCGCGACGGCACGAACACCCTCTGCGGCTGCGGGCTCGACCTGCTCGACTGCGAGGTCTGGGCGAAGCACCTCGGCGGCGCGAGCGGCCCGGACCGCAAGGGCGCGGAACGGCTGTGGGACCTGCAACAGCGCTTCCTTCGCACGCGGCACACCGCGCCACGGCTCGCGGAATCGCTCGGCCGCCGCCGACGTCCGTCCGAAGTAGACGAACTGGGCGACGCGATCGCCGGGATCCACCACGCGGTCGCCGAGGCGAGCGGGGCCGGCGTCGTCGTGGACAGCTCCAAGTACGCTGCGGACGCCGCCGTGCTGGCCGCGCGGGACGATCTCGACGTACGGGTGCTGCACATCGTGCGCGATCCCAGGGCCACCGTGACCTCGTACCTGGCGCCGAAGAACTACCTCGAGCGGATGAGCGCGCCGCGGACGCTGGCCTACTGGGCGGGGTTCAACGTCGCCTCGGAAGTGGTCGGGGCCGCCGTCGGCGCGGCGAAGTACCTCCGGATCCGGTACGAGGACTTCACCCGGCGGCCGCGCGAGGTGACCGACGAGATCGCCCGCTTCGCCGGGTACTCCGACGCGAACGCCATCTCCTTCGATTCCGCGTCGGTCGTGCTCGGGGGCAACCACACGGTCACCGGCAACCCCGATCGGCTCCGCCACGGCCGGATCGAAATCCAGCGGCACGAACGCTGGCGCGACACCATGCCGCTGCCGGGGAAGCTGGCCGCCTTCGCCGGTGTCGCACCGTTGATGCTCCGGTACGGCTACCGGTAG
- a CDS encoding 3'(2'),5'-bisphosphate nucleotidase CysQ — MDDHELARSLATTAGELLLDLRRGATGPVGRKLGDEGDRRSHALLAESLRRHRPRDAVRSEEGAELPDPAELNGRLWIIDPLDGTKEYCDRDRTDWAVHVALAARGKPIAGAVALPARGRTYATDEPVRLPAREPHGPLRVAVSRSHRPALIDALAEEIEIETVPMGSAGVKVIAVLTGAADAYVHAGGQYEWDSAAPVAVAAAAGAHTSRADGSELVYGNVSPSLPDLLVCRPECAGNLLAAIGAAASRTGLR; from the coding sequence ATGGACGACCACGAACTGGCGAGGTCGCTCGCCACCACGGCCGGGGAACTGCTGCTCGATCTGCGCCGGGGAGCGACCGGGCCGGTCGGCCGCAAGCTCGGCGACGAGGGGGACCGGCGCTCCCACGCACTGCTGGCCGAGTCGTTGCGGCGGCACCGGCCGCGTGACGCCGTCCGTTCCGAGGAAGGCGCCGAGCTGCCGGATCCCGCCGAGCTGAACGGCAGGCTCTGGATCATCGACCCCCTCGACGGCACGAAGGAGTACTGCGACCGCGATCGCACGGACTGGGCCGTGCACGTCGCGCTGGCCGCGCGGGGAAAGCCGATCGCGGGCGCGGTGGCACTACCCGCGCGCGGCCGCACCTACGCCACTGACGAACCCGTGCGGCTCCCGGCCCGCGAGCCGCACGGCCCGCTTCGCGTCGCGGTCAGCCGCAGCCACCGGCCCGCCCTGATCGACGCGCTGGCGGAAGAGATCGAAATCGAGACCGTGCCGATGGGATCGGCCGGGGTCAAGGTGATCGCGGTGCTCACCGGTGCCGCCGACGCCTACGTGCACGCGGGCGGTCAGTACGAATGGGACAGTGCGGCCCCGGTCGCCGTGGCCGCCGCGGCGGGTGCGCACACGTCGAGGGCGGACGGCTCGGAACTGGTCTACGGCAACGTTTCGCCCAGCCTCCCGGATCTGCTCGTCTGCCGTCCGGAGTGCGCCGGGAACCTGCTCGCCGCGATCGGCGCCGCGGCGAGCAGGACCGGGCTGCGCTGA
- a CDS encoding putative bifunctional diguanylate cyclase/phosphodiesterase — protein MTRPLPSEEPARPAGAQPLASQRERAKVARKWAYLIQRAVYVPLPEDEIEREFLGLLDRLLEAVSGGRSATESASQVGAELVRLHCVGKTSLQCTVDVLASALLAPAEGRAADRFAERVAKVLGALASGYVEAVRASVVDQQDTLNQALVAAVRASQQELAASEAQLDEIFVSSPSGIAVTGPDGEFVRTNPALHRILDRTAGEVERGNLVEFAHEPDRQSLRDGYRDLRDGRIDRLRSRPRFATKDGDLSQITLTASLLRGAHETGQYVTIVADDADLALLQNQLRHQLLHDMLTGLPNRQFFSTHLEHVLHQPHPATLYHADLDGFSLVTDGLGRKAGDSLLRTVAERLRSVVAGENAMVARFESDKFGILIESSATSPDAATMIGRINETLSEPVYVEGVGLAVTAGFGVVEDLSRTAEPAELLRSADLAMRRAKSTGPGRWERYDPVWDSRAREDFALVAAMPGAWENGELGVGYEPLVRLADGVLTGVEARLRWEHPELGVLPRERYFRLAERTALLGQLGAWLVEHGLLEKAECGAADLTLLVPLTANQLVDPRLAGKVRRTLERAGTPAERVWLGLPTEALLGTAREAADNARVLAGLGIGVLLDDFGATPGELVLLEELPVHAVRLDSRLVRHAVDEESAAVTGVSQLIAFVRRAGIAVLVGDLRTEEQARRWQRAGAELGMGPLLTDDAGPVTEIESLTARDA, from the coding sequence ATGACCAGGCCGTTGCCGTCCGAGGAACCGGCGCGGCCTGCCGGTGCGCAGCCCCTCGCGTCGCAGCGCGAACGCGCGAAGGTCGCGCGGAAATGGGCCTATCTCATCCAGCGCGCGGTCTACGTCCCGTTGCCGGAAGACGAGATCGAACGCGAGTTCCTCGGCCTGCTCGACCGGCTGCTGGAAGCGGTGAGCGGGGGCCGGTCCGCCACGGAGAGCGCCTCGCAGGTCGGCGCCGAGCTGGTCCGGCTGCACTGCGTCGGCAAGACGAGCTTGCAGTGCACGGTGGACGTCCTCGCCTCGGCACTGCTGGCGCCGGCGGAGGGCCGCGCCGCCGACCGGTTCGCGGAGCGCGTCGCCAAGGTGCTCGGCGCGCTGGCGTCCGGTTACGTGGAAGCGGTCCGCGCGTCGGTCGTCGACCAGCAGGACACGCTCAACCAGGCACTGGTCGCCGCGGTGCGCGCGTCACAGCAGGAACTTGCGGCCAGTGAGGCCCAGCTGGACGAGATCTTCGTCAGTTCGCCGAGCGGGATCGCGGTCACCGGGCCCGACGGGGAGTTCGTCCGCACGAATCCCGCCCTGCACCGGATCCTGGACCGGACGGCGGGCGAGGTCGAGCGCGGCAACCTGGTGGAGTTCGCGCACGAGCCGGATCGGCAGTCCCTTCGCGACGGGTACCGCGATCTCCGCGACGGCCGGATCGATCGGCTGCGGTCGCGCCCGCGCTTCGCCACCAAGGACGGGGACCTGTCCCAGATCACGCTGACCGCCTCGCTCCTGCGCGGTGCGCACGAGACCGGCCAGTACGTGACGATCGTGGCCGACGACGCGGACCTGGCGCTGCTGCAGAACCAGCTGCGCCACCAGTTGCTGCACGACATGCTCACCGGGCTGCCGAACCGCCAGTTCTTCAGCACGCATCTCGAGCACGTGCTGCACCAGCCGCACCCCGCGACGTTGTACCACGCGGACCTCGACGGGTTCTCCCTGGTCACCGACGGGCTCGGCAGGAAGGCGGGAGACAGCCTGCTGCGGACCGTCGCGGAACGGCTCAGGTCCGTCGTGGCCGGGGAGAACGCGATGGTCGCGCGGTTCGAGAGCGACAAGTTCGGCATCCTGATCGAGAGTTCGGCAACCTCGCCGGACGCGGCGACGATGATCGGGCGGATCAACGAGACGCTGTCCGAACCGGTCTACGTCGAGGGCGTCGGACTGGCGGTGACGGCCGGTTTCGGCGTGGTGGAAGACCTTTCCCGCACCGCCGAACCCGCCGAGCTGCTGCGCTCGGCGGATCTCGCGATGCGGCGAGCCAAGAGCACCGGTCCCGGCCGGTGGGAACGGTACGACCCGGTGTGGGACTCGCGCGCCAGGGAGGACTTCGCCCTGGTGGCCGCCATGCCCGGTGCGTGGGAGAACGGGGAACTGGGCGTCGGTTACGAGCCACTGGTGCGACTGGCCGATGGTGTGCTCACCGGGGTCGAGGCGCGGCTGCGGTGGGAACACCCGGAGCTGGGCGTGCTGCCGAGGGAGCGGTACTTCCGCCTGGCCGAGCGGACCGCGTTGCTCGGCCAGCTCGGCGCGTGGCTGGTCGAACACGGCTTGCTGGAGAAGGCGGAGTGCGGTGCCGCGGACCTGACGCTGCTGGTTCCTCTCACAGCGAACCAGCTCGTCGATCCGCGCCTGGCCGGGAAGGTCCGGCGAACACTGGAGCGCGCCGGGACGCCGGCCGAACGGGTGTGGCTCGGCCTGCCGACGGAGGCGCTGCTCGGTACCGCGCGCGAGGCCGCGGACAACGCGCGCGTGCTCGCCGGGCTGGGAATCGGCGTGCTGCTGGACGATTTCGGCGCGACACCGGGTGAGCTGGTGCTGCTGGAGGAACTGCCGGTTCACGCCGTACGCCTCGACTCCCGCCTCGTGCGGCACGCCGTCGACGAGGAGTCGGCCGCCGTCACCGGGGTGAGCCAGCTGATCGCGTTCGTCCGGCGTGCCGGGATCGCGGTGCTCGTCGGTGATCTCCGCACCGAGGAGCAGGCGCGGCGGTGGCAGCGGGCGGGAGCCGAGCTGGGGATGGGCCCGCTGCTCACCGATGACGCCGGGCCGGTGACCGAAATCGAATCCCTGACGGCACGGGATGCTTGA
- a CDS encoding SAM-dependent methyltransferase, with product MSRQQDWVPAGIDTTTPSGARTYDFLLGGAHNFQADRDAAVYAERIMPGVRDVARLNRAFLGRVVRFMMNQGIRQFIDLGSGIPTVGNVHEIASGIDPGCRVVYVDRDPIAVSHSRLLLKSTGRAAIVEADFCDPDAVFGSPEVRRLIDLSEPVGVLMVALLHWIPDEKGLPALLAEHRDRLPVGSYLAISHLSSDQQADRIDGAVEMFNESRGRDRATTRTYEEIEAMFGDFELVEPGLTGCALWRPGGPGDISENPEANAQIYGGVAEKIRRPAS from the coding sequence ATGTCACGGCAACAGGACTGGGTTCCGGCGGGTATCGACACGACGACCCCGAGCGGCGCGCGAACCTACGATTTTTTGTTAGGAGGTGCACACAACTTCCAGGCCGACCGCGATGCCGCGGTGTACGCCGAGCGGATCATGCCGGGCGTCCGTGACGTCGCACGCCTGAATCGGGCATTTCTCGGCAGGGTCGTCCGGTTCATGATGAACCAGGGCATCCGGCAGTTCATCGATCTCGGGTCGGGCATTCCCACGGTTGGCAATGTGCACGAAATCGCCTCGGGAATCGACCCGGGCTGCCGGGTGGTCTACGTGGACCGCGACCCCATCGCGGTGTCGCACAGCAGGTTGCTGCTGAAGTCGACCGGCCGCGCGGCGATCGTCGAGGCGGACTTCTGCGATCCCGATGCGGTTTTCGGCAGCCCGGAAGTGCGCCGCTTGATCGATTTGAGCGAGCCGGTCGGCGTGCTAATGGTGGCGCTGCTGCACTGGATCCCGGACGAGAAGGGGCTTCCGGCACTGCTCGCCGAACACCGCGACCGGCTCCCGGTCGGGAGTTACCTGGCGATTTCGCACCTGAGCAGCGACCAGCAGGCCGACCGGATCGACGGCGCGGTCGAGATGTTCAACGAGTCCAGGGGAAGGGACCGGGCGACGACCCGGACGTACGAGGAGATCGAAGCCATGTTCGGCGACTTCGAACTGGTCGAGCCGGGGCTGACCGGATGCGCGCTGTGGCGGCCGGGCGGGCCAGGCGACATCTCGGAAAATCCCGAAGCCAACGCGCAGATCTACGGCGGCGTCGCCGAGAAGATCCGCCGCCCGGCGTCATGA
- a CDS encoding cytochrome P450, which yields MPVPTAPGRLIFFGHTLSMLRHRVRFTSSLREHGEIIEIHLGPLRTFFLTSPALVTRILVTEGANFSKGAIFDRFRPFMGNGLVMSQGDFHRRQRRLVQPAFHRDRLASYAATMVRVAREQTAAWQDGEVRQVDDDMQRLAITVVGETLFSTELGKQAIAEARRSIPIVLKEGMIRALSPKFFEHVPLIPANRRFDSAVERLRRIVLEVIASWRADGEDHGDLLSMLMLAVDEDTGDRMTDQQVYDEVITLLTAGSETSAVTLTWFFHEVARNPEIERRILDELDRVLAGRPVTVDDLPALEYTRRVVTETLRMYPIWILMRRALTQVEIGGFPFPAGTEFMLSPYSLHFDPRYYADPEQFDPDRWLPERAASLPKGAFVPFGTGARQCVGKSFAETEITIVAATVLTRWRLVPVPGKPVRTKVTSAAYPDRMPMTALPRT from the coding sequence ATGCCTGTCCCAACCGCCCCCGGCCGGTTGATCTTTTTCGGGCACACGTTGTCGATGTTGCGTCATCGCGTGCGGTTCACGTCATCCTTGCGCGAGCACGGCGAAATCATCGAGATCCACCTCGGCCCGCTTCGCACGTTTTTCCTGACCAGCCCGGCGTTGGTCACCCGAATACTGGTGACCGAGGGGGCGAATTTCTCGAAAGGCGCGATCTTCGACAGGTTCCGGCCGTTCATGGGCAACGGGCTGGTCATGTCGCAGGGGGATTTCCACCGGCGTCAGCGCCGGTTGGTGCAACCGGCGTTCCACCGCGACCGCCTCGCCTCCTACGCGGCGACGATGGTGCGCGTCGCGCGGGAGCAGACCGCTGCCTGGCAGGACGGCGAAGTGCGGCAGGTGGACGACGACATGCAACGCCTGGCGATCACCGTCGTCGGCGAAACCCTGTTCTCCACCGAACTGGGCAAGCAGGCCATCGCCGAGGCGCGGCGGTCGATCCCGATCGTGCTCAAGGAGGGAATGATCAGGGCACTGTCCCCGAAGTTCTTCGAGCACGTGCCGTTGATCCCCGCCAACCGCCGGTTCGACAGCGCCGTCGAACGGCTCCGGCGCATCGTGCTCGAAGTGATCGCGTCGTGGCGCGCGGACGGTGAGGACCACGGCGACCTCCTGTCCATGCTGATGCTCGCCGTCGACGAGGACACCGGCGATCGCATGACCGATCAGCAGGTCTACGACGAGGTGATCACCCTGCTGACCGCGGGCAGCGAAACCAGCGCCGTGACGCTGACGTGGTTCTTCCACGAAGTCGCGCGGAACCCGGAAATCGAGCGGCGGATCCTGGACGAACTGGACCGGGTGCTGGCGGGCCGCCCGGTCACCGTGGACGACCTGCCCGCGCTGGAATACACCCGGCGGGTCGTCACCGAAACCCTGCGGATGTATCCGATCTGGATCCTGATGCGCCGGGCACTGACCCAGGTCGAGATCGGCGGATTCCCGTTCCCCGCCGGAACGGAATTCATGCTCAGCCCGTACTCACTGCATTTCGACCCGAGGTACTATGCCGACCCGGAGCAATTCGATCCGGATCGCTGGCTGCCCGAGCGAGCCGCCTCGCTGCCGAAGGGCGCGTTCGTCCCGTTCGGCACCGGCGCTCGCCAGTGCGTCGGGAAGTCCTTCGCGGAAACCGAAATCACCATCGTCGCGGCCACCGTCCTGACCCGGTGGCGCCTCGTTCCGGTGCCGGGAAAACCGGTGCGGACCAAGGTGACCTCGGCGGCCTACCCGGACCGCATGCCGATGACCGCGCTGCCGCGAACCTAG
- a CDS encoding alpha/beta hydrolase → MLAFLPAPGVAQAAGSSCREISFPVTLVLTPQTIRGTLCVPDGGANTVHVLVPGGTYNRSYWDIGYEPEIRSYRRAMNEAGYATLAIDRLGTGTSSVPLSVLLTTITEAGTVHEVIGQLKSGERGPRFAKVVLGGHSYGSAIAIVEAATFHDVDGVLITGLAHRVNVGGAIPVFASMYPAALDPKFAGDGHDPAYITSLPGTRYSLFHRPGPEVPGAIAFDESTKDTSVETQALDLFALGVITPYSLLIDKPVMIALGQDTVFCGLLATDCSSADGIKQTEQLYYSPAANLHTYALQGYGHAINYAPNARDYFRAVADWADQEVGR, encoded by the coding sequence CTGCTCGCTTTCCTGCCGGCACCCGGCGTCGCACAGGCGGCCGGATCTTCCTGCCGGGAAATATCGTTCCCGGTGACGCTCGTGCTCACGCCCCAGACGATCCGCGGCACGCTGTGCGTCCCCGACGGTGGCGCGAACACGGTGCACGTCCTCGTCCCCGGAGGCACGTACAACAGGTCCTACTGGGACATCGGGTACGAGCCGGAGATCCGGTCCTACCGGCGGGCGATGAACGAGGCCGGGTACGCCACGCTCGCCATCGACCGGCTCGGCACCGGCACCAGTTCCGTACCGCTGAGCGTCCTGCTGACCACGATCACCGAGGCAGGAACGGTGCACGAGGTCATCGGGCAGCTGAAGTCCGGCGAACGGGGACCGCGGTTCGCCAAGGTGGTCCTCGGCGGGCATTCGTACGGCTCCGCGATCGCGATCGTCGAGGCCGCGACCTTCCACGACGTCGACGGCGTCCTGATCACCGGGCTGGCGCACCGGGTGAACGTCGGTGGCGCGATCCCGGTCTTCGCCTCGATGTACCCGGCGGCGCTCGACCCGAAGTTCGCCGGTGACGGCCACGATCCCGCCTACATCACCAGCCTGCCCGGCACCCGGTACTCGCTCTTCCACCGGCCAGGTCCGGAGGTGCCGGGCGCGATCGCCTTCGACGAGTCCACAAAGGACACTTCGGTGGAGACCCAGGCACTGGACCTGTTCGCACTCGGCGTGATCACACCGTACTCGCTCCTGATCGACAAACCCGTCATGATCGCGCTGGGCCAGGACACCGTCTTCTGCGGACTGCTCGCCACCGACTGCTCGTCCGCGGACGGCATCAAGCAGACCGAGCAGCTGTACTACTCACCGGCCGCGAACCTGCACACCTACGCGCTGCAGGGCTACGGGCACGCGATCAACTACGCGCCCAACGCACGCGACTACTTCCGGGCGGTCGCCGACTGGGCGGACCAGGAAGTGGGGCGCTGA
- a CDS encoding phosphocholine-specific phospholipase C, with protein MTELTRRRLLGSAAGAAATAAAATLMPPNVQRALAREAPARGSLRDIEHVVLLMQENRSFDHYFGTLSGVRGFNDPHAAKLPNGKPVFYQPDPQNPAGYALPFHLDTHATNAQKIPSTSHAWQVQHDAWNGGRMDNWLPAHRKADGKNGPYVMGYHTRADLPFQFALAEAFTVCDAYHCSVFGPTWPNRMMWMTGTIDPDGEHGGPILDNHAPAGGYTWTTYAERLTKAGVSWKVYEQSDTYGCNMLEQFANFRAAPKDSPLYVNGLTHRPEGQFEYDARNDKLPAVSWIICTSTASEHPDYTPAEGAAFVASKIDAIAANPDVWAKTAFILNYDENDGLFDHVVPPTPPAGTPHEFVTKTSPGGTKGNGLPVGAGYRVPAIVVSPWTAGGWVCSEPFDHTSTLRLLEKVTGVAEPNISDWRRRTFGDLTSAFRFDDQKAQPPTMPDTSGPLTLSRYEASNLPAPTFPGKDQKPPTQEPGQRPRVPRAH; from the coding sequence ATGACCGAACTGACACGCCGCCGCCTGCTCGGCTCCGCCGCCGGAGCCGCCGCCACCGCGGCCGCGGCCACCCTGATGCCTCCGAACGTCCAGCGCGCGCTGGCGCGGGAAGCGCCGGCACGTGGTTCCCTGCGCGACATCGAGCACGTGGTGCTGCTGATGCAGGAGAACAGGTCGTTCGACCACTACTTCGGCACGCTGTCCGGCGTCCGCGGGTTCAACGACCCGCACGCGGCGAAGCTGCCCAACGGCAAACCGGTGTTCTACCAGCCGGATCCGCAGAATCCCGCAGGCTACGCGCTGCCGTTCCACCTGGACACGCACGCCACCAACGCGCAGAAGATCCCGTCCACCTCGCACGCGTGGCAGGTCCAGCACGACGCCTGGAACGGCGGCAGGATGGACAACTGGCTGCCCGCCCACCGCAAGGCGGACGGGAAGAACGGGCCGTACGTGATGGGATACCACACGCGCGCCGATCTCCCGTTCCAGTTCGCGCTCGCCGAAGCGTTCACCGTCTGCGACGCCTACCACTGCTCGGTGTTCGGGCCGACCTGGCCGAACCGGATGATGTGGATGACCGGCACCATCGATCCCGACGGTGAGCACGGCGGCCCCATCCTCGACAACCACGCGCCCGCGGGCGGCTACACCTGGACCACCTACGCCGAGCGGCTCACGAAGGCGGGGGTGAGCTGGAAGGTCTACGAGCAGAGCGACACCTACGGCTGCAACATGCTGGAGCAGTTCGCGAACTTCCGCGCCGCGCCGAAGGATTCCCCGTTGTACGTCAACGGGTTGACGCACCGGCCCGAGGGGCAGTTCGAATACGACGCGCGCAACGACAAGCTGCCCGCCGTCTCGTGGATCATCTGCACCTCCACCGCGTCCGAACACCCGGACTACACACCCGCCGAGGGCGCCGCGTTCGTCGCCAGCAAGATCGACGCGATCGCGGCGAACCCCGACGTGTGGGCGAAAACCGCGTTCATCCTCAACTACGACGAGAACGACGGGCTGTTCGACCACGTCGTCCCGCCGACACCGCCCGCGGGCACCCCGCACGAGTTCGTCACCAAGACCTCGCCGGGCGGGACGAAGGGCAACGGGCTGCCCGTCGGCGCCGGGTACCGGGTGCCCGCGATCGTCGTCTCGCCGTGGACCGCGGGCGGCTGGGTGTGCAGCGAGCCGTTCGACCACACCTCGACGCTGCGGTTGCTGGAGAAGGTCACCGGCGTGGCCGAGCCGAACATCTCGGACTGGCGCCGCCGGACGTTCGGCGACCTGACCTCGGCCTTCCGGTTCGACGACCAGAAAGCGCAGCCGCCGACCATGCCGGACACGAGCGGCCCGCTGACCCTCTCGCGCTACGAGGCGTCGAACCTGCCCGCGCCGACCTTCCCCGGGAAGGACCAGAAACCGCCGACGCAGGAGCCGGGGCAGCGGCCGAGGGTCCCGCGCGCGCACTGA
- a CDS encoding serine/threonine-protein kinase — protein MGHPADRDGTTESQFVVPDVGWPAVESTPEPPSMLGGRYEVGRLIGRGGTARVHRAFDTQLNREVAVKVFHHDALAVEQRRRLREITILSSLDHPCLVPLYDTGEQDGQTFLVMRLVDGENLADRLQTGPMSPGEVTELAKALGDALAHVHERGITHRDLKPANILLGQDGPMIGDFGIARALDMTRVTATGAVAGTAAYLAPEQVLGQPVGAPADVYSLGLVLIECLTAEREYDGSLAESAVARLNRPPRVPVDVPPDLVALLRWMTASKPSARPTAAEVTRSLTDPGSVKPRAAVSSGHRWRRPRVLATGAVVTAAAAAFTLILPGALGPTPSKNQQPAPPTAAPSTAPPPPPVMVTAAADTHGGPPPRITVTATPVTEVAPPVTVTGEAKPPPKAPPTVPSKASGPQGGNNGKPGKPGHGPGRKKGE, from the coding sequence ATGGGACATCCGGCTGACCGGGATGGCACGACGGAATCCCAGTTCGTGGTGCCCGATGTGGGCTGGCCCGCGGTCGAAAGCACGCCGGAACCCCCCTCGATGCTCGGCGGCCGGTACGAGGTGGGCAGGCTGATCGGCCGCGGCGGCACCGCGCGCGTCCACCGCGCGTTCGACACTCAGCTCAACCGCGAGGTCGCGGTGAAGGTCTTCCACCACGACGCGCTGGCGGTCGAGCAGCGGCGGCGGCTGCGGGAGATAACCATCCTCAGCAGCCTCGACCACCCGTGCCTCGTGCCGCTCTACGACACCGGAGAACAGGACGGGCAGACGTTCCTGGTGATGCGGCTCGTCGATGGGGAGAACCTCGCCGACCGCCTGCAGACGGGGCCGATGTCCCCCGGCGAGGTCACCGAGCTGGCGAAGGCGCTCGGCGACGCACTCGCGCACGTGCACGAACGCGGCATCACCCACCGCGACCTCAAGCCGGCCAACATCCTGCTCGGCCAGGACGGCCCGATGATCGGCGACTTCGGCATCGCGCGGGCGCTGGACATGACCAGGGTGACCGCCACCGGCGCGGTCGCGGGTACCGCCGCCTACCTCGCCCCCGAGCAGGTGCTCGGCCAGCCGGTCGGCGCACCGGCGGACGTCTACTCGCTCGGCCTGGTCCTCATCGAATGCCTCACCGCCGAACGCGAGTACGACGGGAGCCTCGCCGAGTCCGCCGTGGCGAGGCTGAACCGGCCGCCGCGCGTTCCCGTCGACGTGCCGCCGGACCTCGTCGCGCTCCTGCGGTGGATGACCGCCAGCAAGCCGTCGGCGCGGCCGACCGCGGCCGAGGTGACCCGCTCCCTCACCGATCCGGGTTCGGTCAAGCCCCGTGCCGCGGTGTCCTCCGGCCACCGGTGGCGGCGTCCCCGCGTGCTCGCGACCGGCGCCGTCGTGACGGCCGCCGCCGCCGCGTTCACGCTCATCCTTCCCGGGGCGCTCGGCCCCACGCCGTCGAAGAACCAGCAACCGGCACCACCGACGGCCGCTCCCTCCACCGCACCGCCGCCCCCGCCGGTCATGGTCACCGCGGCCGCCGACACGCACGGCGGCCCGCCGCCACGAATCACCGTCACGGCGACGCCGGTGACCGAAGTGGCGCCGCCGGTGACCGTGACCGGCGAGGCGAAACCTCCGCCGAAGGCCCCGCCGACGGTCCCGTCGAAGGCTTCGGGACCGCAGGGCGGGAACAACGGCAAACCAGGCAAACCCGGCCACGGCCCCGGGAGGAAGAAGGGCGAGTAG
- a CDS encoding rhodanese-like domain-containing protein produces MTAHEDVISRKLAEATSGLRRYLPEEAADAVRRGALLVDLRPLEYRLRGGEIAGAVAVSRHVLEWRLDVTSRWRLKELAEGDFDREIILFCNEGYTSSLAARQVGDLLGLTAVGDVRGGFAAWKESGLPVTPRAGSSLSTVD; encoded by the coding sequence ATGACCGCGCACGAAGACGTGATCTCCCGCAAGCTCGCCGAAGCGACTTCGGGGCTACGCAGGTACCTCCCGGAGGAAGCGGCCGACGCCGTCCGCCGGGGCGCGCTCCTCGTCGATCTCCGGCCGCTGGAGTACCGGCTGCGCGGTGGTGAGATCGCCGGCGCCGTCGCGGTTTCCCGGCACGTGCTCGAATGGCGTCTCGACGTCACCAGCCGCTGGCGGCTGAAGGAACTGGCCGAGGGCGACTTCGACCGGGAGATCATCCTGTTCTGCAACGAGGGCTACACCTCGAGCCTCGCCGCGCGCCAGGTCGGGGACCTGCTCGGACTGACCGCGGTCGGAGACGTCAGAGGCGGGTTCGCGGCGTGGAAGGAGTCGGGCCTGCCCGTCACGCCACGCGCGGGCAGTTCCTTGTCCACAGTGGACTGA
- a CDS encoding cysteine dioxygenase — MTTSTPVFPAELCPRAADLDGTRIRPGALRRMVSGVVARQDVWAPQVRFDLAERYFTRLHRDELVEVWLICWEFGQDTLLHDHGGSVGAFAVASGALVEDYAADAGASRLRTRAHRAGDAVAFGTEYLHNLVNTDTTPAVTIHAYSRPLSAMNFYCWLDSGLHHLREIPCDSPEPATGDLEALAATARAARR; from the coding sequence ATGACAACCAGTACCCCGGTCTTCCCGGCGGAGCTGTGCCCGCGTGCCGCCGATCTCGACGGCACCCGGATCCGGCCGGGCGCGTTGCGGCGCATGGTTTCCGGCGTCGTGGCACGCCAGGACGTGTGGGCGCCGCAGGTCCGGTTCGACCTCGCCGAGCGCTATTTCACCAGGCTCCACCGCGACGAACTGGTCGAGGTGTGGCTGATCTGCTGGGAGTTCGGCCAGGACACCCTGCTGCACGACCACGGCGGCAGTGTCGGCGCGTTCGCGGTGGCGAGTGGCGCGCTGGTCGAGGACTACGCCGCCGACGCGGGCGCGTCGCGCCTGCGCACCCGCGCGCACCGGGCCGGTGACGCGGTCGCCTTCGGTACCGAATACCTGCACAACCTCGTCAACACCGACACCACGCCCGCGGTGACGATCCACGCCTACTCCCGGCCGTTGAGTGCGATGAACTTCTACTGCTGGCTGGATTCCGGCCTGCACCACCTGCGGGAAATCCCCTGCGACTCCCCGGAACCGGCCACCGGCGATCTCGAAGCGCTCGCCGCGACGGCGCGGGCGGCGCGGCGATGA